The following DNA comes from Flammeovirgaceae bacterium.
AACCTCATTTTCTTTCCGTGTTTTTTTCCCACACCCGATTGGCCGCGGTGGTTTCAAAAAGGTGTTGTAATATTTTCATGTCTGAAGCCTCCAGGGTTTTGCCCCTCCGTTCAAAAACTTTTTTTGCCGTGCCTAGCATTTTGTCCAGTTGAAAGGTGTCAAAGCCTGCTGCCCCGCCCCAGGCAAAGGAAGGGATGAAGGTGCGGGGAAAGCCGCTACCAAATATGTTGCACCCCACGCCCACCACGGTGCCGGTATTGAACATGGTATTAATGCCACATTTGCCGTGGTCGCCCATGACCAACCCGCAAAACTGCAGGCCGGTGCGCACAAAGCCCCCTTTCTTATAGTTCCAGATTTTTATTTCCTCGTAGTTGTTTTTCAGGTTGGAGGTGTTGGTGTCCGCACCGAGGTTGCACCATTCGCCAATTACCGAATTTCCCAAAAAGCCGTCATGGGCCTTGTTGCTAAAGCCAAAGATGACCGAGTTGCTTATTTCGCCCCCCACCTTTGAGTGCGGCCCCACGGTAGAGTCGCCCCGGATTTTTGCCCCCATGTTTACATGCGAGCCCTCGCACAAGGCAAATGGCCCCCTGACCAGTGCGCCTTCCTGGACTTGTGTGTTTTTACCGAGATAAATAGGGCCATTATCCGCATTGAGCACCGCGGCCCTGACGGTTGCCCCCTCTTCCAGGAAAATATCCTGGCCCACCTCGCCATATACCCTCGTGTGGGGGTCGTTTATTGGTTGGGATTTCCTGCCCCGGGCAAGCAGGGCAAAATCATGCCTGAGCTGCTGGCCGTTGTATTGAAAAATTTTCCACACCTGGTCGATCAGGGTGATGTCGTTTTCAAATTCAACGACCTTTACATTGTCAAAAGAAGTGCTTTGGGTGCGTGCCGCCACCAGGATACCATTTTTTGAAATAGCCTCCTCCTTTTTTAACCCGGTAATGGCCTTTGCCAGTTGCTTGTCGGGGCACACGGCACCATTTACCAATAGGTTGTCCCCGGTGTTTTTGACCGGGTATTTTTCAGCCAGGTAACCCGCGGTGTGAAAGGAGGCCTGCGTGCCCAGGTATCTTTCCCATTTTTCAGTAATGGTGAATATCCCTATCCTTATTTCCGATACCGGCCTTGTGAGCGTAAATGGGGAAAGGTCAAGGCTAAAGCCGGGATCGTCAAAGAGGATTAAATTCATCGGTTAATGATTGATTTTAAATGGTCAAATGGAACCGCCAGTTATTTCATGCCATTGGGCACAACCATGTTGTAAAAATAGGAGGCTGGCCACAATGATCCATACCTGGCCGCCATTAAAATGGAAACCGCAAAAGGCCGCCTGGGCAGTTTGCAATATAATTGCGCCAAAAACAAAAAGGCCCCTTTTGGGGCCCTTTTTGATAGTTGGACGAAAGTTGGCCTACGCCTTCTTTCCATATTTCTTTTGAAATTTCTCCACGCGGCCGGCCGTGTCCATAAACATCTTCTTGCCGGTATAAAATGGGTGGGACGCGGAGCTTACCTCGATTTTGATCACCGGGTATTCCTTGCCATCCGTCCACTTGTCGGTCTCCGTGGAGGTGGCCGTGGAACGGGTCAAAAACTTGAAATCGCACGAGGTGTCCCAAAAAATGACCTCTTTATAGTCCGGGTGTATCTCCTTCTTCATAGCTGTTTTTCTTTTCGGACTGCAAAAATAAGGAACCAATGGCTAATTGCAAGGCCTGGCCCCCGATATTTGGAAGGCCACTTAAAAAGGTTGTATTTTGGGTTTTTAAATGTGGGATAGGGCCGGTTTCGCCATCATAAAACGTGCCTGTCCTTCGTTTATGGGAAAGGTAAAAATGGGGCTGAAATGGGCAAAACGCACCATTGATTGCCTTTGGCCGTGTTGTGGTTTTTGGCCATAGTTCCATGGTTGCCCTCAAAATCCCGTTTTTTATACCCTGATGAGATATACTTTCTTGTTGTCAATGCTAATGGGTTGTGGTGTGGCAAATGCCCAAAGCACCAACGCCCCCTTGCGCGAAAGCTATTACCATTGGATCGACCGGTACGAGGTTAAATCAGGCCGGGTGGCCCCACGGTTGTTTACCTCCGTAAAACCATACAAAAGGGATGCGATCGTGGCGTATGTAGACTCCCTTAATGTCACCAAAAATATTTTTGGCAGCGCGGCCGACCAGTACAACTACCGGTATTTGCGAAATGACAGTTGGGAATGGGGCCGCCCGCAAACCAGCGACAGCAAAAGGCCATTCTGGCATTTGTACAAAAAAAAACCCGACATGCTTTATGTTGACTTGCCGGAGTTTGACATCCATGTAAACCCCGTGCTTTACGCAGGCATCGGCCATGATGGGCAGGCGGGGGAAACGCTATACCTGAACTCCAGGGGGGTGGAGGTTAGGGGGATGATAGACAGGAAGATAGGATTTTATACCTTCCTTACCGACAACCAGGCGCGGTTGCCCTTGTATGTGCGCGATGGCCTGGCGCAAAACCCAGTAGTGCCCCACGAAGGTTTTTGGAAGACGTTTAAAAACAACGGGGTGGATTATTTCCAGGCCAGGGCCTATATCGACTTCAATATCAGCCCACATATCTACATGCAGTTTGGCAACGACAAAACATTTATAGGAAACGGCTACCGATCGCTCATCTTTAGCGACTATGCACCGCCCACGCTCTTCCTCCGGGCCAATGTGAACGTAAGGAAGCTGAATTACCTTTTTCAGTTGAACAGGGTGACCGCTGACGCGCCCGGCTCGGTCGGGGGATCGGGAAGTGGAAAGCGAAGGTACCCCGAAAAGTTTATGGCCTTCCACCATGCCAGCATCAACATCGGGAAAAAATTCAACCTGGGCTTTTTCGAGTCTGTTGTTTTTAGCCCAAAGGACAGCCTCAACAACAATTCGTTTGATGTCGGTTACCTTAATCCCGTTATTTTTTACAGGGCCATAGAGCAGCAATTTGGCAGCAGCGACAACGTAATCCTGGGAATGGATTTCAAGTGGATGGTGGCAAAGCGGCTTTCTGCCTACGGACAGGTAGTGTTTGACGAATTTTTATTGGACCGCCTGAAGGAGGGCAACGGATGGTGGGCCAACAAGTTTGCGCTACAGGGCGGCATAAAATATATTGATGCCCTGGGCGTCAATAACCTTGACCTGCAGGTGGAAGGCAATGTGGCCAGGCCCTATACGTATTCGCACAATACGCAGTACGGCAGTTACACCCACTACCGGCAGTCATTGGCACACCCGCTGGGCGCCAACTTCAGGGAACTGATAGGCACTGTGCGCTATCAGCCCCTGCCCAAGCTCAACCTGGTGGCAAAGGCCATTTACTCAGAGGTGGGGCGCGACAGCACCGGGGTGAACTGGGGCAGCGATTTGCTGAAAAGCAATTCCACCCGGGAGCAGGACTTTGGCAACACCATTGGCCAGGGCCTGTTGGCAAAAACCACCTACTTGAACTTGACGGCTTCTTATATGCTCAGGCACAATCTTTTTTTTGACTTCATACTGGTGCGCAGGGATTCCAGCACCCCTGACATTTCCCTAAGGGGCAATACTACCATAACTTCATTAGCTTTGCGCTGGAACATTGGCCAGCGATTGTACGACTTTT
Coding sequences within:
- a CDS encoding type B 50S ribosomal protein L31, with product MKKEIHPDYKEVIFWDTSCDFKFLTRSTATSTETDKWTDGKEYPVIKIEVSSASHPFYTGKKMFMDTAGRVEKFQKKYGKKA
- a CDS encoding GlmU family protein; this translates as MNLILFDDPGFSLDLSPFTLTRPVSEIRIGIFTITEKWERYLGTQASFHTAGYLAEKYPVKNTGDNLLVNGAVCPDKQLAKAITGLKKEEAISKNGILVAARTQSTSFDNVKVVEFENDITLIDQVWKIFQYNGQQLRHDFALLARGRKSQPINDPHTRVYGEVGQDIFLEEGATVRAAVLNADNGPIYLGKNTQVQEGALVRGPFALCEGSHVNMGAKIRGDSTVGPHSKVGGEISNSVIFGFSNKAHDGFLGNSVIGEWCNLGADTNTSNLKNNYEEIKIWNYKKGGFVRTGLQFCGLVMGDHGKCGINTMFNTGTVVGVGCNIFGSGFPRTFIPSFAWGGAAGFDTFQLDKMLGTAKKVFERRGKTLEASDMKILQHLFETTAANRVWEKNTERK